ACCGCGTCGGATGCCCGCACCCGGGTGGGAACCCCGATGAGCCTGCGGACCGTGCTCGACCGGATTCCGGCCGGGTTGTGGATGTATGCCGACGACGAGGATCCCCTCCGCCGCACCTGGGAAGAGTTCGTCCTCAGCCACATCGACCCCTACGACCTCGACCACTACGAAACAGTGTGGTCAGCAGTAGCAAGACGAGGCCCAGAAGGGCCACCGTTCAAGAAGTAGTCCTCAGTCGCCAGTCTCCAGTCTCCAGTCTCCAGTCTGAAGCAGGTGAACGCGCTTCACAGGGCTGGCGGGTTGCGCATCGCGCATCGCGCATCGCGGATGGCGGTCAAGCCCTCCTCTCTACGAGACCTACCACATTCCCCTCTGAGTCCTTGAAGAAGGCCATCCACTCCTCGGTGCCGGCGGCGCCGAAGGTGCCGTCGGCGTCGCGGAAGATCATGTGGGGGGCGTCGGTCACTTCCACTCCGGCATCGCGGAGGGCGGCGTACTCGGCGTCGATGTCGTCGACCGCGAGGTAGAGCAGTGCCGATGGTGCCCCCCGCTCGATCAGGAGGCGGGTGTCCCCCAGGTCGAAGAACGCCAGCCCCGGTGGATCGAACGAAGCAATGAAGCGCAGCCCCAGAGTGTCGCGGTAGAACGCGATCGCCCGCTCGAAATCCTCAGCCCGCTGCGCCACCTGATGGAGGCGGGAGATGGTCATGGAATGAGTCTGGCAAGGTCGGCCGCCGTCGGCGACCTCCCGCGATTGGCGATTGGCGATTGGCAGAACGCGTTCGAAGCGTCGGACCCGTCGAGCTGAGTCTTGCGGAAGGCGGAAGGCGGAAGGCGGAAGGCCCTTCTTCCTGGAGACTGGAGACTGGCGACTGGCGACTGCCGACTACCTTCCCCCCCATGCCCCGTTACGACCTCGGTGATCCGGAGCTGGACGCTCGGATTGCCGCGCTTGCGGCCGAGGTGCTCGAACACCACGACGACAACGACCTCGACTTGATCTCGGAGTTGATCGTCACCTCGCTCAAACTCGGCCGTGACCGGGCCAGCCGGGGTGACCTGAAACTGCTCAACAGCGCGCTCAAGGAGTTGCGGTTCGCCTTCCTGGTGTTCTCCCAGTACCGGCACATCCCCAAGGTGTCCGTCTTCGGATCGGCCCGCACGGGTCCCGAGCATGCCAACTACCAACTGGCGGCCGACTTTGCCGAACGGATGGTTGAAGTCGAGAAGTGGATGGTCGTCACCGGGGCCGGCCCCGGGATCATGGAGGCCGCCAACCGCGGCGCCGGCGGGGAATTCTCGTTCGGGGTGAACATCAGGCTGCCGTTCGAGGCTGCGGCGAACCCCTACGTGGACGACGCCCGGCTCATCAACTTCAAGTACTTCTTCACGCGGAAGCTGATGTTCCTCAAGGAGTCGCACGCATTCGCCCTCTTCCCGGGCGGTTTCGGAACGCAGGACGAGACGTTCGAACTGCTGACCCTCACCCAGACCGGGAAGACCACAATCCATCCGATCGTCCTCCTCGAGGCACCAGGCTTCGACTATTGGAAGGGATGGCTGGACTTCGTGCGAGGGACTCTCATCGAGCGGGGCATGATCGCCCCCGACGATCTCGCCCTCTTCACCCACACCCACGACCTCGATGTCGCCGCCCGCGAGATCACCCACTTCTACGCCAACTATCACTCGCAGCGGTTTGTCGGCGATCGGCTGGTCCTGCGACTCCGGACCCCACCCGATGACGCGCTCGTGCAGCGCCTGAACGACGAATACTCCGACGTGCTCGCTTCAGGGCGGATCGAGTCGGTGGAACCCAGCGACGCCGAGATCGCCGACAACGACCATGTCGACCTCCCCCGCCTGCGTTTGCACTTCGACCGGCGGAGCCTGGGAAGGCTCAGGTTGCTGCTCGACACGGTCAATGATGCGGTGGCCGAGTCCGGGGCCCCTGGGGCGGATTAATCTTCAGGGTTCATGCGGGAAATCCTGGCCGACCTCGTCGCCGAGCAACAGGGCCTCGATCAGTCGCTGCAACGCGCTCCAGATCGAGACTGGAAGAAGCGCGTCGAGGGGAACACAGTCCAAGAGGCGATCGCCATCCTCGCGTGGGAGGAACAGCACGCCGCCCGCGCCCTCGCCGGGGACCGCACGGTGCGCAAGGAACTCGCTTCCTACGACGACCTCGACGCCTTCGTGAAGGCGGGGGCGGCCAAGGCCAAGGGCAAGCGGCCGCAGGAAGTCATCGAATGGTGGCGGTTCGCCCGGGCCGACGTCGTCGACGCCCTCAGCAGGATGAAGCCCACCGACCGGGTTACCTGGGTCGAGGGCAAGGTGAGTGCGCGGTCGTTTGCGACGCTGCGACTCGCCGAGACCTGGGCCCGGGGCCTGGCGATCCTCGAGGGCCTCGACAAGGAGATCGTCGATACCCCCCGCTTGCGCCACATCGCCTGGCTCGGGTGGGCGACCCTCCCCCATGCCTTCAAGGCTGCCGGCGAGCACTATGAGCCAGTCCGGGTCGAGGTCACCGGCCCGGCGTACGCCCGGTGGGTGTTCGGACCCGAAGGCGGCGATCAGGTGATTCGGGGCCAGGCGGGCGAATGGTGCCGCCTGGTGGTCGGCCGTCTCGACCCCGCCAAGTCGGAATCGCTCGCCGCGACCGGTGAGGTGGCCGAGATGGCGCTCGAGGTGGCCGGCATCTTCGTATGAGGGCGCCTTCGCTCGGGCACTGGCGGCTCATCGGCATGGTGCACGTCGGCCCGCTGCCCGGAGCGCCCCGCTTCGACGGCGATCTCGACTCGACGCTCGCCGGTGCACTGCTCGACGCCCGCCGCCTCGCCGACGCCGGATTCGACGCTCTGATGATGGAGAACTTCGGCGATGCCCCCTTCTTCGCCGACGATGTGCCCAAGGTCACGGTGGCCGCAATGACGCGGGTAGCCACCGCGATCCGCGAGGCGGTGGACCTGCCCCTCGGGATCAACGTGTTGCGAAACGACGCCCTCGCCGCAGTCGCCGTCGCGGCGGCGTCCGGAGCGTCGTTCATCAGAGTGAACGTCCTTGCCGGCACGATGAGCACCGACCAGGGGCCCATCACCGGGCGCCCCGCCGAAGTGGCCCGGCTGCGAGCAGCAGTCCATCCGACCCTTCAGGTGCTCGCCGACGTGTTCGTGAAACATGCGGTCCCCCCGCCCGGCCTCACCCTGGCCCAGGCCGCCCGCGACCTGTGGGAGCGGGGCGGTGCCGACGGGATCGTGGCCAGCGGCAGCGGAACCGGCCATCCGGTCGACTTCGACCGGCTGCACGAGATCCGCAAGGTGGTTCCTGATGCACCGTTGTTCGTCGGATCGGGAGTCGACGCCGCCACGGTCGGAGAACTCCTGGAGGTCTGCTCGGGCGTCATCGTCGGCACATCGGTCAAGGAAGCCGGCCTGAGCACTGCCCCGGTCGATCCGGAGCGCGCGGCGGCACTGGTGAAGGCGGCGGGATGAAGGCTCATCGCCGCTTCGAGTCGGGCACCACCCATCTCTTCAGGCTCGAGGCAGGCGACGACATCGTTCACGAGATCACCCGATTCGTGACCGAGCACGGGATCTCGGTGGCGTGGATCAGCTACCTGGGGGCGGTGCGCAAGGCGTCGCTGCGCTACTACGACCAGAACCGCCTCGAATACCAGGACTTCACCATCGACCATCATCTCGAGGTCCTGTCGGGGGTCGGGAACGTCTCGCTTCTCGACGGCAAGCCCTTCGTTCACACCCACGCGGTCTTCTCGGACGAGGACGGCAAGGCATTCGGCGGCCACCTCAACACCGGCTGCGAGGTCTGGTCGCTCGAGGTGCGGGTGGAGGAACTCATCGGTGACCCCCCGATGCGCCAATTCGACGAGACCACCGGTCTCGGCCTCTGGCGCCACGACGAGGCCTGAGCCGGCCTAGGCCTCGGGCGGGGCGTCGAGACCCCGCGGTGTGACCTCGAAGCCGCTCTTCAACAGCAGGCTGAGCATCGCCGGCGCCGGGTCGCGGAATTGCACCGGGCGGAACGCCAGGTCGGTACCCGAGAAGAACCGCATCAGCGTCTGCACCATGTGAGCGTGGGTCATCGTATGAAGGTCACAGTGCGGCGCCCGTCCGAACGCCACCAGCCGCACCCTGACCTCGCCGCCACCCCGAGCGGGCGCCACGCACAGCTTCGCGGACGACAGGTCGTCGACGATCGACGTCAGTTCGAC
The sequence above is drawn from the Acidimicrobiia bacterium genome and encodes:
- a CDS encoding VOC family protein yields the protein MTISRLHQVAQRAEDFERAIAFYRDTLGLRFIASFDPPGLAFFDLGDTRLLIERGAPSALLYLAVDDIDAEYAALRDAGVEVTDAPHMIFRDADGTFGAAGTEEWMAFFKDSEGNVVGLVERRA
- a CDS encoding TIGR00730 family Rossman fold protein, giving the protein MPRYDLGDPELDARIAALAAEVLEHHDDNDLDLISELIVTSLKLGRDRASRGDLKLLNSALKELRFAFLVFSQYRHIPKVSVFGSARTGPEHANYQLAADFAERMVEVEKWMVVTGAGPGIMEAANRGAGGEFSFGVNIRLPFEAAANPYVDDARLINFKYFFTRKLMFLKESHAFALFPGGFGTQDETFELLTLTQTGKTTIHPIVLLEAPGFDYWKGWLDFVRGTLIERGMIAPDDLALFTHTHDLDVAAREITHFYANYHSQRFVGDRLVLRLRTPPDDALVQRLNDEYSDVLASGRIESVEPSDAEIADNDHVDLPRLRLHFDRRSLGRLRLLLDTVNDAVAESGAPGAD
- a CDS encoding maleylpyruvate isomerase family mycothiol-dependent enzyme, with the translated sequence MREILADLVAEQQGLDQSLQRAPDRDWKKRVEGNTVQEAIAILAWEEQHAARALAGDRTVRKELASYDDLDAFVKAGAAKAKGKRPQEVIEWWRFARADVVDALSRMKPTDRVTWVEGKVSARSFATLRLAETWARGLAILEGLDKEIVDTPRLRHIAWLGWATLPHAFKAAGEHYEPVRVEVTGPAYARWVFGPEGGDQVIRGQAGEWCRLVVGRLDPAKSESLAATGEVAEMALEVAGIFV
- a CDS encoding BtpA/SgcQ family protein produces the protein MRAPSLGHWRLIGMVHVGPLPGAPRFDGDLDSTLAGALLDARRLADAGFDALMMENFGDAPFFADDVPKVTVAAMTRVATAIREAVDLPLGINVLRNDALAAVAVAAASGASFIRVNVLAGTMSTDQGPITGRPAEVARLRAAVHPTLQVLADVFVKHAVPPPGLTLAQAARDLWERGGADGIVASGSGTGHPVDFDRLHEIRKVVPDAPLFVGSGVDAATVGELLEVCSGVIVGTSVKEAGLSTAPVDPERAAALVKAAG
- a CDS encoding PPC domain-containing DNA-binding protein, whose translation is MKAHRRFESGTTHLFRLEAGDDIVHEITRFVTEHGISVAWISYLGAVRKASLRYYDQNRLEYQDFTIDHHLEVLSGVGNVSLLDGKPFVHTHAVFSDEDGKAFGGHLNTGCEVWSLEVRVEELIGDPPMRQFDETTGLGLWRHDEA